In the genome of Penaeus vannamei isolate JL-2024 chromosome 26, ASM4276789v1, whole genome shotgun sequence, one region contains:
- the LOC113808296 gene encoding uncharacterized protein, giving the protein MDMFPLREFLLVACCFSLGVAQLHGATTTDSGNSTSAASASPTSTTPEEPFSGITASSPVTSPSTTTSLLTSSPPASTAATTSGGTSTDIEAEGGDGGVTAEEEAGEETAGEEAGEETDAHHHSDASTSSHASTTETPRAAPTTASPAAETTAPETTRDVTSATLPPVGPEFDTANQSQPTAPPSRTDTDIDNEGTVVASESTQSHPESSATTEQSTEDAATHSPETSAERNTTLPIATPWDTTHTETHPGEAHTTPSTTADEQTPAADRTSPEEPSEAPTEAEEHQDPTLAPSEAPSERTTPEEITEEAPSEPGSHHDVSPSAGPSGATTSETTAHDEPTIATLPTTSGEPTDDSVVQPASTCFGNEEVSTWLVVAVGVGVNVLCVVVTALCVHRIVSRKLSWDPPPIYYNRSKRPAPRPDARAGLNLASDTDCKAGEGGNPTHIPILITNEDGWCVPYSDQDQKKKKKDAAAATEDTGV; this is encoded by the exons AGTTCCTGCTGGTAGCTTGTTGCTTTTCCTTGGGGGTTGCCCAGCTGCATGGAGCGACGACGACAGACAGTGGGAATTCTACCTCAGCCGCATCTGCTTCTCCCACTTCCACAACGCCTGAGGAACCTTTTTCAGGAATAACAGCTTCCTCTCCTGTCACATCTCCCTCGACGACTACGTCTTTGCTGACATCTTCGCCTCCTGCCTCGACTGCAGCCACTACTTCAGGAGGGACGTCGACGGACATCGAGGCCGAGGGAGGCGATGGCGGTGTgacggccgaggaggaggccggagAGGAGACCGCCGGGGAGGAGGCCGGAGAGGAGACCGACGCCCACCACCACAGCGACGCTTCCACCTCGTCGCACGCAAGTACGACAGAGACTCCGAGAGCCGCCCCCACCACAGCGTCACCTGCTGCAGAGACGACGGCTCCTGAAACAACGAGAGACGTGACTTCAGCCACACTCCCGCCGGTCGGCCCTGAATTCGATACCGCCAACCAGAGTCAGCCGACTGCCCCCCCGAGTCGCACAGACACCGACATTGACAATGAAGGCACTGTCGTGGCATCCGAAAGCACCCAGAGCCATCCAGAGAGCAGTGCCACTACGGAACAAAGCACCGAAGACGCCGCCACCCATTCCCCGGAGACCTCCGCTGAGCGCAACACGACACTGCCGATCGCGACCCCATGGGACACAACGCACACGGAGACACACCCTGGAGAGGCGCACACCACTCCCTCCACCACTGCGGACGAACAGACGCCCGCCGCGGACCGTACTTCTCCAGAGGAGCCGAGTGAAGCCCCTACTGAGGCTGAGGAACACCAGGACCCGACGCTCGCTCCTTCTGAAGCCCCGAGCGAACGCACAACGCCAGAAGAAATCACGGAAGAAGCGCCAAGCGAACCGGGCAGCCACCACGACGTCTCTCCCTCCGCAGGGCCTTCGGGAGCCACCACGAGCGAAACGACTGCCCACGACGAACCAACGATAGCCACGTTACCCACGACCTCCGGCGAGCCCACGGACGACTCGGTGGTGCAGCCTGCGAGCACGTGTTTCGGCAACGAGGAA gTGAGCACGTGGCTGGTGGtggccgtgggcgtgggcgtgaacgTGCTGTGCGTGGTGGTGACGGCCCTGTGTGTGCATCGCATCGTGTCCCGGAAGCTGTCATGGGATCCGCCGCCCATCTACTACAACCGATCG AAACGTCCAGCGCCGCGTCCGGATGCTCGTGCGGGGCTTAACCTCGCGTCCGACACCGATTGCAAAGCCGGCGAAGGAGGGAACCCGACACACATCCCCATCCTGATTACGAACGAAGATGGCTGGTGCGTTCCTTACAGTGATCaggatcagaagaagaagaagaaggatgccGCTGCCGCCACCGAGGATACAGGAGTGTGA